The Myxococcales bacterium DNA window ATGAAGCGGAGATCAGAGGTCACAGAAGAACCTATATCGGCGCAATGCCCGGCAAAGTGGTGCAGAGTATGAAGAAGGCCGGATCTAGCAATCCTGTTTTTCTCCTAGACGAAATCGACAAGATGAGCATGGATTTCAGAGGAGATCCGTCTGCGGCGCTGCTTGAAGTTCTCGATCCGGAGCAGAACAGCACATTCAGCGATCACTATCTGGACATCGATTACGACCTCTCTCATGTCATGTTCATAACTACCGCCAATACCCTCCCTTCTATACCTGCCCCGCTGCAGGACAGAATGGAGATCATAAGGATACCGGGGTACACGGAGCTTGAGAAAATAAAGATCGCCGAGATGTACCTCATAAAGAAACAGCGTGAGGCAAATGGAATCACAAAGAAGAACATCAATTTTACCGAGTCCGCCATCAAGTCGATCATACGACGTTATACCCGAGAAGCTGGGGTGAGAAACTTGGAGCGTGAAATAGCCTCGATATGCAGAAAGGTCGCGCGCGAGGTGGTGGCCAGCGGAAATCACGAAAAGATGGTCAGGATAACTCCGAAGAAGGTTCAAAAATATCTAGGTGTTCCGAAATTCCACTATGGCTTGGCGGAAGAGCACGATCAGATCGGTGTTACCACAGGGCTGGCCTGGACCGAAGTTGGCGGCGAGCTTCTGACCACCGAAGTTTCAGTCATGCCCGGCAAAGGCAAGCTCACAGTCACTGGTAAACTCGGCGAAGTTATGCAGGAATCAGCGCAGGCGGCGATGAGCTATGTCCGTTCGCGAGCTGAGGATCTCGGATTGGGAAGGGAATTCTACAGCAAACTCGATATTCACATCCATCTTCCTGAAGGTGCGATTCCAAAGGATGGGCCAAGCGCGGGTATAACCATGGCGACCGGAATAGCTTCAGCGCTTCTAAAACTTCCGGTCAAAAAAGATATAGCTATGACAGGGGAGATTACGCTGCGCGGAAGAGTTCTGCCGATCGGCGGTATCAAGGAAAAGCTTCTTGCGGCGCACCGGGGCAAGATCAAACAGGTCTTGATACCAAGGGAGAACGAGAAGGACCTTAAAGAAATTCCCAAGAAAATTCTGAAGGAGCTCAATATAGTTCTTGTCGATCATATGGATGGGGTTCTCATGCACGCATTGAGGATCGACGATCCGAAAAAGCTGTTCAGACACGGCAAGAAGGGTTTTGTCCCGATGGGAATGGAGGAGGGACGGGACTCGCAGCATTCCCCTGCAATATCATAACGTTTGATTTTACAAGGAAACCCGGCCCTGTTTTGAGGCCGGGTTTTTATTTGATCGGGCCCGATCAAAGTGCGGCCAATTAAACGATGGGGGCCGCTTCTCCACGTCTACGTGATCCGATATGATTTTTTCGACAACATTTCTGTCGAACTCAGGATAGAGTCCGATTTTGTGGAGCCAGGAAGCTATTTCGAGCCAGGTTGTTCTGGGAGAGTCTTTGCCAATTACGGTTGTGAAGTGATCACCGTTTTCGACGATGTGAATTTTCTTGCTAGATGAGCCTATCTTTTTAAACTCGGGTTCTATGTTTTGTTCCGCTTTAGCGAGTCCATCCCTTCCTCCGGCTATAGCCATGACAGGGATCGATATGTTGGGCAGCACCGCCGATATTGGTCTTCCCTCCGAGGTGGTCAGTGAACCATCACTCGATGAAAGTATCTTCATGAAATGTTCTATCATCGGAGTCGGCATCGGCTCGAGGCATTTTCTTATGAATTTTCCTATGATCCTCTGGTTTATGTGTGCAAAGTCCTCTCCAGGATAGTAGAGAGTTGCCAGGGCCTCACGCAGCAAAGGAATCTGCGCACTGACTTTGAAAGCCACCTCTGTGAGGGGCGAAAATCCAGCGAGGAGTTCGGAGGCAAACCTGACCCGTTCGCTCACAAATCCCAAAGGATCCGCGCGCCTTTCGACGCCGGCCTGTTCCATGAATGAATTTAAAGCATCCGCGCTTTTGCTGACTTTCAGAAGGATCCTGATGAGCATTTCATCCGGATATTTCCATCTTAGCGGACTGCATAGAGGAACGAACCCGGCTATCTTGCTGGAATATGGGAGCTTGCTGCCGATGTAGTCATAAAGCATATCTCCGCCGAGGCTGTGGGCTATAGCGACTATCTTGTCATACCCCATCTCGACGTTTATATACCTGAGTGCGCTGCCTATGTCGTTTTCTTTTACGACATCGAAGGTCGTGCCAGGAGGGATTTCATATTTTACTCCGCGCATATCCGGCCTTGCTGACGGATCTGTTACATATGCGCTCGTGTTTCTTACATATCTGTTCTGAACCTGAACGCAGTTGCGCATGTGAAGATAGAACACCTTGAATCCGAGATAGGCAAAAAAACCAAGAAAAGTTTTTAGCGTGTCTATATTTGGGATCTGACCTCGGCCGTCGATAGGAAATAGGCCGAAGTTTGCGTTCATGAACATGCCGTGGGAAAAAAATATCGCAGGTAACTCCTCGCTTCGTTCGATATCGTTCGCGGAGGATGACGCTGCTATTCTGTCAAAGGAGATCTCTCCAAGCAGTAGGTCGACCTTTTCATCCAGGCTTTTTATGAAATGATCCCGTTTGGTCAGAAAATACGGCGCCCTTCCGCTTATGCGTTC harbors:
- the lon gene encoding endopeptidase La — translated: MSDDVAGAGVNAKNSVSGGNRILVPLLPLRDIVVFPHMVVPLFVGREKSIAALEEAMNKEKDILLSAQINPKTNDPKPEDIYKVGTLAAIIQLLRLPDGTVKVLVEGKGRATVIQYLTNPDFFLAEAEPFTEESEVTVEVEALMRGVKNTFEQYVKLNKRIPPEMLASVSAIDDPSRLADTIVAHLSLKLPDKQSILEISFAGERLEKLLTLMQSEIEILQVERRIRSRVKKQMEKTQREYYLNEQMQAIQKELGERDEFKAEIAELEEKARKLRLTDEARDKVMKEIKKLKMMSPMSAEATVIRNYIDWILTIPWSEFTKDKIDIKEAERILNEDHYGLEQPKERIVEYLAVRALVDKMRGPILCLVGPPGVGKTSLGRSIARSTGRKFIRLSLGGVRDEAEIRGHRRTYIGAMPGKVVQSMKKAGSSNPVFLLDEIDKMSMDFRGDPSAALLEVLDPEQNSTFSDHYLDIDYDLSHVMFITTANTLPSIPAPLQDRMEIIRIPGYTELEKIKIAEMYLIKKQREANGITKKNINFTESAIKSIIRRYTREAGVRNLEREIASICRKVAREVVASGNHEKMVRITPKKVQKYLGVPKFHYGLAEEHDQIGVTTGLAWTEVGGELLTTEVSVMPGKGKLTVTGKLGEVMQESAQAAMSYVRSRAEDLGLGREFYSKLDIHIHLPEGAIPKDGPSAGITMATGIASALLKLPVKKDIAMTGEITLRGRVLPIGGIKEKLLAAHRGKIKQVLIPRENEKDLKEIPKKILKELNIVLVDHMDGVLMHALRIDDPKKLFRHGKKGFVPMGMEEGRDSQHSPAIS
- a CDS encoding alpha/beta hydrolase; amino-acid sequence: MQPKSLAGLYRPPFSPILPNFIHRIGGMATGAALDAAYFGLNAAASAYSSAGLNLTRIVSGLRETGMQKRETERISGRAPYFLTKRDHFIKSLDEKVDLLLGEISFDRIAASSSANDIERSEELPAIFFSHGMFMNANFGLFPIDGRGQIPNIDTLKTFLGFFAYLGFKVFYLHMRNCVQVQNRYVRNTSAYVTDPSARPDMRGVKYEIPPGTTFDVVKENDIGSALRYINVEMGYDKIVAIAHSLGGDMLYDYIGSKLPYSSKIAGFVPLCSPLRWKYPDEMLIRILLKVSKSADALNSFMEQAGVERRADPLGFVSERVRFASELLAGFSPLTEVAFKVSAQIPLLREALATLYYPGEDFAHINQRIIGKFIRKCLEPMPTPMIEHFMKILSSSDGSLTTSEGRPISAVLPNISIPVMAIAGGRDGLAKAEQNIEPEFKKIGSSSKKIHIVENGDHFTTVIGKDSPRTTWLEIASWLHKIGLYPEFDRNVVEKIISDHVDVEKRPPSFNWPHFDRARSNKNPASKQGRVSL